tggacctgtattctctcccccctcccacccacccaccccagagtcttttactttggtgcaataagccaattccagttcaggttctacttgtgttttctcttctgatcttgtttttcaagttctgcccgagagtgagaccatccctaGGATTGATGTTTTCAGTGCTTTCCTGAGAATGGGTAGTAGCAAAAGAGTGGAAGCAGTGGTGCGATTAATGGCACACTATCTCCATAGTTTAGGAAAGATGGTTGTGAAGTGTATTAAGGTGCCGCTGCCGCTGTAACTGACTCAATTCAAGTGAATTAAAATGAAGAGTTGATAGGATTTACTTGCATGGAATGTGAATGTATGATGCTGGCAATTTCTGAGATGATAAATAATTGAGAAATTGTTCTGGGGTGGCAGGCAAGAATTCTCTCTTTGGACATATTATATTTGAAGTTAGAATAGCCTATCTGTGCTGGTGGTCTATGTAAGTCACAATAATATGTCAGTAGGATAAAAGACCACTTATTGTCCTCTTGTCAAATTCAGAATTTACTATGGCATGCTGTTTATAACTCAGCTTAACTGGATTTGGTCAACTATGACATATGTATTGCAATCAGAGTTCTGGGAAAGGGGTGGGCAGTATTAGATATGCAATTTTCTTTTAAGGATATTTTTCATAATCAGACTTATTGTTAGTAATGTGTATTAATATGAAAAAAGTCATTTTGTATTCTAATAACTGACAATGTTACCTAAAACATTAAAGCTACTGCTtaagcacaggttacaatgtactagaaacagggtttgagccccatgccccacttgcaggaagaaagctttgcaagtagtgaagcagggctgtaggtgtctctctgtttctcttcctctctatattctcctgccctctcaatttctgactctctctatctaataaatacacataataaaaatttaaaagaaataaaaagacactAAATGTACTTTATAGAAAAATTCAAATTGCAGTGATCCAAAGTATCAatattttaattgaaatattaagAGGAATTTTAAAGAATCCAGAACATAATATTGGAgcaaaaataatgagaaaaaatttAGATCCATGTAAATGTTTCTCAGAAAATATTGTGGAAATGACTTGGATATTTAAGTTAACAGAACCAAActgatttattttagttattaaattgaagtttattttaattattaccaCAAGACACTATGCAGAAGATTCATATGAGTTTTATaacactggcttttttttttacctttaaaacagaaattttttttttttgaaactatcAATGGTATCTGCGATTGCAAAAGTTATAATCTGGTCTCACACTGAGGACGTCATATAGCTCAGGGCTCTTCATCCTTTCCAGAGATGCAAGTGTCTGTTCAAGACTTTCTTCACAgcttctttcacctctttattcctCAGGCTGTAGATGATGGGGTTCAACATAGGGGTGACGGCTCCATAAAACAGTGAGACTATTTCATCTGAGACTTTTGTGTCCTTTGACTTGGGCTTCATGTACATAAAAAGGGCTGAGCCATAGAATAAGATGACCACAGTCAGGTGGGCTGAACAGGTAGAAaaggctttctttctcccttccacaGAATTAATTCTCAGGATGGAAGAGAGGATGAAAATATAGGAGATGAAAATTAACAACAGAGGCACCAACAGTAAGACTATACCTGCCACTGTCATGACAAAAACATTTATGGTGATATCTGAACATACAAGCTTAAGAAGGGCTAAGATCTCACAGGTAATATGATCAATCACATTACTAGCACAGAAAGGCAAGACCATCGTCAGGACTGTTTGCACTAAAGCGAACAGATAGCCTGTGATCCAGGACCATGCGGCCATGTGCACATACAGCACCCTGTTCATGATGATGGGGTATCTCAGTGGGTTGCAGATGGCCACGTACCTGTCGTAGGCCATCACAGCCAGGAGGACACACTCAGTGCAGCCTAATCCAAGGGAGATAACCATCTGCAGAGCACAGCCAATAAAGGATATATGTTGTTTTTTTGTCACAAACATGGCGAGCATTGTGGGAATAAATGAGGACGTGTAGCAGATATCTAAGAACGAGAGGTTCccaaggaagaagtacatgggggtgtggaggCGAGAATCCAGGATGATGATGAGAATAAGCAGGCTGTTTCCCAGGAGTATTATCATGTACATGATGAGGCAGATGACAAACAGTAAAAGCTGGAGCTCTGGATAGTGTGAAAGTCCCACCAGAAGGAATTCAGTCACAGCTGAGTGATTGCCCATCTCTATGTGTGGATGAAACCTTGAATATTTAGGAAACAAGAGAACTAAGGACTGAGGTGACAGTTTTGCCTGTTGGAGCACCAGTTTGAGTACCTGAGACCCCACCAGTCATAGATCCTATCTCTGTAACACCTAGTGCCAGAATTGTGGAGTATTGTGATCTTCTATCTCTTCTCTTGTCTCCCTTAAATAGACAGATAAGTATAAGCAAAGGAAAATGAGATAACTCAGAAAGTGCATTTTGATGTTGATTtgtcaaattatttttacttCTATTACTTTATTTGTCCAATAGGCTTACATAGCTGCAGAGGCTGGGCATTGTGATAGATAGTGACAGAGACTGAATACAATGTATGGAGAAATCACTTTCAAATGTGGACACATAAAAATAGTTCTtatagggagtcagatggtagcg
The sequence above is drawn from the Erinaceus europaeus chromosome 10, mEriEur2.1, whole genome shotgun sequence genome and encodes:
- the LOC103107396 gene encoding olfactory receptor 13D1-like, which codes for MGNHSAVTEFLLVGLSHYPELQLLLFVICLIMYMIILLGNSLLILIIILDSRLHTPMYFFLGNLSFLDICYTSSFIPTMLAMFVTKKQHISFIGCALQMVISLGLGCTECVLLAVMAYDRYVAICNPLRYPIIMNRVLYVHMAAWSWITGYLFALVQTVLTMVLPFCASNVIDHITCEILALLKLVCSDITINVFVMTVAGIVLLLVPLLLIFISYIFILSSILRINSVEGRKKAFSTCSAHLTVVILFYGSALFMYMKPKSKDTKVSDEIVSLFYGAVTPMLNPIIYSLRNKEVKEAVKKVLNRHLHLWKG